Within the Polymorphobacter megasporae genome, the region GCCGGCCTACACCCCCGAGAACGGTGTCAAGTTCACGAAGCAGCAGAACGTCTTCGTGAGGAGCGCGTTGGCGGTCGACTTCACCTACCGCGCCGCAAGCGTCACCCTGCCTCTGTTTCGGGGCAAGGCGCCCGACGGGAGCGACGTCTTCTACATAATCACGGACACCTCGGACTTCGAAACGGCCAAGCGGATGGGCCTCAACTACGCCCCGAAGATGGCCAAGGTCGTGGGAACTCAGGGTGCCCAGACGGTGACGGTCGACAACGGCATCATGACGTTCCGCGGCAATGTCGACTTCTCGCCGAAATACGAGGTCACACCGGGAGATGCGCCGACCTTCTTCCCGCCGAAGTCGTTCACCCCCGGTGCCAGGGGCGACGCGGAATGGTCGTCGATGGCGGTCCTGCCCAGTGGCGTCGTGCTCAACGTCCAGATGGTCCAGAACGCGAGCGGAGCGCATGATCGGATGAAGGCGATCGACCTGAGGAAGCGCACCGTGACGCTGTCGCTTCTGGACGGTGTCCAGAACGGCAAGCAGTACTACTACCATCTCGTCACCGACGTATCGGCGGATTT harbors:
- a CDS encoding DUF7482 domain-containing protein → MSILLLASIAQPALAKLAPEAVALVDTAARESGRPAYTPENGVKFTKQQNVFVRSALAVDFTYRAASVTLPLFRGKAPDGSDVFYIITDTSDFETAKRMGLNYAPKMAKVVGTQGAQTVTVDNGIMTFRGNVDFSPKYEVTPGDAPTFFPPKSFTPGARGDAEWSSMAVLPSGVVLNVQMVQNASGAHDRMKAIDLRKRTVTLSLLDGVQNGKQYYYHLVTDVSADLPSVLEKGVYTPRLAMVPAFGKSEPGDNSALLGFSPVLNGSTQKGSGQDQGFSTSLANMGIDPINVFPLPPHNEDASKTNNYSPLWDAHVSMWTEKAIAQGKVHRIYSLDELKALIKSGMMTSAMINPPGATNGFVGGLRPTKAIINCPVIAQPDLPKQ